The region TCGCGCGTGCTGCAGGGCGCGGTGGCGGGGCCGATGATCCCGCTGTCGCAGGCGCTGCTGCTGTCGAGCTACCCACGCGCGAAGGCGCCGATGGCGCTCGCGCTGTGGGCGATGACCACGCTGATCGCGCCGGTCGCCGGCCCGATCCTCGGCGGCTGGATCTCCGACAACTATTCGTGGCCGTGGATCTTCTACGTCAACATCCCGGTCGGCATCGCCGCCGCGGCAGTGACCTGGATGATCTATCGCAACCGCGAATCGACGGTCCGCAAGGCGCCGATCGACGGCGTCGGGCTCGCGCTGCTGGTGGTCTGGGTCGGTTCGCTGCAGATCATGCTCGACAAGGGCAAGGATCTCGACTGGTTCGCCTCGACGACGATCGTCGTGCTCGCGCTGACCGCGGTCATCGCGTTCGCCTTCTTCGTCGTATGGGAGCTGACCGCGGAGCATCCGGTCGTCGACCTGTCGCTGTTCCGGACGCGCAACTTCTCGGGCGGCACGATCGCGCTGTCGGTCGGCTACGGGCTGTATTTCGGCAATCTCGTGCTGCTGCCGCTGTGGCTGCAGACCCAGATCGGCTATACCGCGACCGACGCCGGCCTCGTGATGGCGCCCGTCGGGCTGTTCGCGATCCTGCTGTCGCCGCTCACAGGCAAGATCCTGCCGCGCACCGACCCGCGCTACATCGCGACCGCGTCGTTCCTGACCTTCGCGCTGTGCTTCTGGATGCGCTCGCGCTACACCACGGGCGTCGACGAATGGTCGCTGACGCTGCCCACGCTGGTGCAGGGAATCGCGATGGCGGGCTTCTTCATCCCGCTCGTCTCGATCACGCTGTCCGGCCTGCCCGGGCATCGGATCCCGGCCGCGTCGGGGCTGTCGAACTTCGTGCGGATCATGTTCGGCGGGATCGGTACGTCAGTGTTCCAGACCGCGTGGGATCATCGCAACAACTTCCACCATGCGCAGCTGGTCGAGCAGGCGAACGTCTACAACCCGACCTTCAACCAGGCCGTCACGCAGATGGGCAGCCTCGGCCTGACCGACCAGCAGGCCCACGGCCTCATCAACAATCTCGCGACCCAGCAGGCCGCGCAATTGGGGGTGAACGACCTGTTCTACATCTCGGCGGCGATCTTCGTGCTGCTGATCGGCCTCATCTGGATCACCAAGCCCGAACGCTCGGGCGGCGGCGATTCGAGCGCGGCGGCATCGGCCGCGCACTGAGCTGCGCGGGAAAATGACGAACGGCCCGTTGGTTTCATCGAACCAACGGGCCGTTTTCTCGCGCGGACGCCTTGCCGGCGCGCGCCCCGCGACGCATCAGGATGCCGGCCGCGGCGTCCCGCGCCCGGCCGGCGCATCAAGCGGCATCGCCGCCGCCGGCCAGCAGCCGCTTCGGGGCCAGCACGCCGCTGTTGATCACGCCCACGCCGAGCAGGCGCCCGCCCTCATCGTAGACGCGCACCGTTTCGCCGTCGGCGAACGTCTGCGCCATGCCGAGATCCTCGAGCCGGATGCGCTGCCCCTGCAACAGGCGCCGCGCGCCGTCAGCCGCGAGCGTCATGCTCGGAAACGTCGACAGCAGCGCATCGACGGGCCGCAGCCACGCATCGCGCTCGCCCTCCGCCGCATCGGACAACGCATCGAGCGTCACCGCGTGCTCGAGCGTCAGCGCGCCGACGCCCGTGCGCCGCAGCGCGACCAGGTGCGCGCCGCAACCGAGCATCTCGCCGATGTCCTCGGCAAGCGTGCGGACGTAGGTGCCCTTGCTGCAGGTCACGCGGAAGCTCACGTCAGGCAGCGCGCACGCGATCCGCTCCAGCGCGTGGATCGTGACCTGGCGGCCTTCGCGCTCGACCGTCTGTCCGGCGCGCGCGTATTCGTACAATGGCTTGCCGTCGCGCTTGAGCGCCGAGTACATCGGCGGCACCTGCACGATCTCGCCGCGGAAGCGCGCAAGCGCCGCGTCGACGGCCGCGACGTCGCAGCGCACCTCGCGCGTGTCGATCGCCTCGCCTTCGGCGTCGCCCGTGGTCGTGCGGATGCCGAGACGCATCGTCGCCTCGTAGGTCTTGTCGGCCTCGAGCAGATCCTGGGAAAACTTGGTGGCCTCGCCGAAGCACAGCGGCAGCAGGCCGGACGCCAGCGGATCGAGCGTGCCGGTATGGCCGGCCTTCTTGGCGAGATAGAGGCGCTTCGCGCGGATCAGCGCATCATTGCTGGACAGCCCGATGGGCTTGTCGAGCAACAGCACGCCGTCGAGCATGCGGCGCGGCACGCGCGGACGTTGTGGTGCAGTCGTCATGGTCATGCGGCGCTCGTTCAGTCGTCCTTCGCCCGCGTCGCATTCGCCTCGTCGATCAGGCGCGACATCTCGTGCGCCTTCTCGGTCGTCTTGTCGTAATGGAAGTGCAGCGTCGGCACGGTATGGATGTGCAGGCGCTTGAACAGCAGGTTGTGCAAGTGGCCCGCGGCGTGGTTCAACGCCTCCTGGGTCGCGGCGGGATCGCCGGTCAGCACCGTGAAATAGACCTTCGCATGCGCGTAATCCGGCGTCAGCTCGACGCTCTGGATCGTCACGATGCCGATCCGCGGGTCCTTGACCTCGCGCATGATGAGTTCGGACAGGTCGCGCTGGATCTGGTCCGCGATCTGCACGTTGCGATTGGGAGAAGTACGTTTCTTCGACATGATCAATCCGACATTCCGTTCTGCGGGCAGCGGGCCGGCGACGCTCGATGCGCCGCCGCCATGAAAAATGGGCGGGACAGGCCCAAGCCTGCCCCGCCCATGAGCCTGCGCGCCGTGATTACAAGGTACGCGCGACTTCCGTGACCTCGAAGACTTCGAATTGATCGCCTTCAACGATGTCGTTGAAATTCTTGATCGACATACCGCATTCGAAGCCCTGCTTCACTTCCTTCACATCGTCCTTGAAGCGCTTGAGCGAATCGAGCTCGCCCGTGAAGATGACGACGTTGTTGCGCAGCACGCGCACCGACGACGAGCGCTTGACCAGGCCGTCCGTGACCATACAGCCGGCCACCGCGCCGATCTTCGGCACCTTGAACACCTGGCGCACCTCGACCATGCCCGTGACCGTCTCGCGCTTTTCCGGCGCCAGCATGCCCGACATCGCCGCCTTCACCTCATCCACGGCGTCGTAGATGATGTTGTAGTAGCGGATGTCGATGCCGTTCGACTCGGCGAGACGCCGCGCCTGTGCATCGGCGCGCGTGTTGAAGCCGATGATGACCGCCTTCGATGCCGTCGCGAGGTTGACGTCGCTTTCGCTGATGCCACCGACCGCGCTGTGGACGATCTGCACGCGCACTTCGCTCGTCGACAGCTTGACGAGCGACTGCACGAGCGCTTCCTGCGAGCCCTGCACGTCAGCCTTGATGATGAGGGGCAGGTTCTGCACCTCGCCCTCGCCCATCTGCTCGAGCATGCTTTCGAGCTTCGCGGCCTGCTGCTTCGCGAGCTTGACGTCGCGGAACTTGCCCTGGCGGAACAGCGCGATTTCGCGCGCCTTGCGCTCGTCCGGCAGCACGATGACTTCCTCGCCTGCGCCCGGCACTTCCGACAGACCCTGGATCTCGACCGGAATCGACGGGCCGGCTTCCTTGGTCGGCTTGCCGTTCTCATCGAGCATCGCACGGACCCGGCCGTAAGCGGTGCCCGCAAGCACGACGTCGCCGCGGTTCAGCGTACCGGACTGCACGAGGATCGTCGCGACCGGCCCCTTGCCCTTGTCGAGCTTGGCTTCGATCACGATGCCCTTCGCCGGCGCCTCGACCGGCGCCTTCAGTTCGAGCACTTCGGCCTGCAGCAACACGTTCTCGAGCAGGTCGTCGATACCCGTGCCCGCCTTGGCGGACACCGGCACGAACGGCGAATCGCCACCGTATTCTTCCGGCACGACGCCTTCCGCGACCAGTTCCTGCTTCACGCGGTCCGGATTCGCTTCCGGCTTGTCGATCTTGTTGATCGCCACGACGATCGGCACGCCACCCGCCTTTGCGTGGGCAATGGCTTCCTTCGTCTGCGGCATCACGCCGTCGTCGGCCGCGACCACCAGGACCACGATGTCGGTTGCCTTCGCACCGCGGGCACGCATGGCCGTGAAGGCCTCGTGACCCGGCGTGTCGAGGAACGTGACGACGCCGCGCGGCGTCTCGACGTGGTAAGCGCCGATGTGCTGCGTGATCCCGCCCGCTTCACCGGCCGCCACCTTCGCGCGACGGATGTAGTCGAGCAGCGAGGTCTTGCCGTGGTCGACGTGGCCCATGACCGTGACGACCGGCGGACGCGGCAGTTGCTCCGCGTCGCTGCCCGTTTCGCCTTCGACCAGCAGCGCTTCCGGATCGTCCAGCTTCGCCGCGACCGCCCGGTGCCCCAGTTCCTCGACGATGATCATCGCCGTTTCCTGGTCCAGCACCTGGTTGATCGTGACCATCTGGCCGAGCTTCATCATGATCTTGATGACTTCCGACGCCTTCACCGACATCTTGTGCGCCAGGTCGGCGACCGAGATGGTTTCCGGCACGTGCACTTCACGCACGATCGGCTCGGTCGGCGCCTGGAACGACGACCCGTTGTCCTGGTGCTTGCCGCGCCCCTTCGGGCCGCCGCGCCAGCCGCGGTCGACGCCGCCGCTCGAATCGCCGCGCGTCTTGATGCCGCGGCGCTTCGCCGCGTCGTCCTGCCAGCCGCCCTTGCCACCCGGCTTCTTGCGGTCGCCCGCGGGCGCCGTGGTGGTGGTCGCCGGCGCGGCCGCGCCGGCCGGCTTCTTCGCAGCAGCCGGACGCGCCGTCTCGCCAGCCGGCTTGGCCGGCTTGTGCAGCGTGCCCTTGGCCTCGGCGGCCTTCGGCGGCTCGGCCGGCTTCGGCGGCTCGGGCGCCTTCACCTGGGCCTTGCGCGGCGTATTCATCATCTCGCGAATCGCGCGCGCTTCCGCCTCGGCGGCCTCGCGACGCTTGCGAATTTCTTCTTGTTCGGCGCGTGCCTTGTCCGCCGCCTCGCGGGCTGCGTCTTCGGCCTTCTTCGCCGCTTCGCGCTGCGCCGCGCGATCCGCGGCGGCGCGCTCGTCTTCCTGCGTCTGCACTTGTGCTTCCTTCGCCTGCTCTTCTTCCTTGGCGGCAGCAACCTGCTGCGCCACCTGCGCCACCTGAGCGGCTTCCGCAGCACGCTTCGCGGCTGCGTCTTCCTCGGCGCGGCGACGCTCGGCCTCGGCCGCCTCTTCCTTGGCCCGACGCTCGGCTTCCTCGCGTTCCAGGCGTTCCTGGCGCTCGCGCAGTTCCTGCGCCTGCTTCTCGAGCAGTTCCGCCTCGCGACGCGCCTCTTCTTCGCGACGCTTCAGATCCGCATCGGTTTCCGCATCCTGAGCCTGCTGATCGTGCTCGGCACCGGTCTCGCTCACGTCGTCACGCTTGACGAACGTGCGCTTCTTGCGCACCTCGACCTGAATGGTGCGAGCCTTGCCCGTCGCGTCGGCCTGCTTGATCTCCGACGTATGCCGGCGGGTCAGCGTGATCTTGCGCTTGTCGCCATCGGTCGCGCCGTGCGATTTACGCAAATGATCGAGCAGACGCGCCTTGTCCGTCTCGGACAGCGCATCGTCTTCACTCGCTTTCTGGACGCCCGCTGCCTGCAGCTGTTCGAGCAGCACACCAGCAGGCATTTTCAGTTCCGCGGCAAATTGGGCTACGTTGTTACTCGCCATTCATTCCTCTTAGTGCAAGGACCGATTCCTTGCGGTTAGCATCGGGTCAGGCCTTCCGGCCGCCAGCAAATCAATGCGCCATGTTCATATCTCACTGAAACCAGTGTTCGCGCGCCTTCATGATCAGCGCCTTTGCAGCTTCTTCTTCCATCCCGGTCATCTCGACCAGTTCGTCGACAGCCAGCTCGGCGAGATCGTCACGCGTCTGCACGCCCTGCTCGGCCAGCTTCGTGAGCAGTTCCGGCGTGAGGCCATCGAGACTTTTCAGATCGAGCGCGGCGTTTTCGACTTTCTCTTCGTTTGCGATCGCCATCGTCAGCAGCGCATCGCGCGCGCGGTTGCGCAGCTCGTGGACGGTGTCTTCGTCGAAAGCCTCGATTTCGAGCATTTCGTTCAACGGCACGTAGGCGATCTCTTCGAGGCTCGTGAAGCCTTCGTCGATCAGGATGTCCGCGACTTCCTCGTCGACGTCGAGGCGCGCCATGAACAGGCCGCGCAGCGTGTCGCGCTCCTCGTTCTGCTTCAGCGCGGATTCGTCCGGCGTCATGATGTTGATCTGCCAGCCGGTCAGTTCGCTCGCGAGGCGCACGTTCTGACCGCTGCGGCCGATCGCGATGGCCTGTTCGTTTTCGTCGACGACGACATCCATCGAGTGCTTTTCTTCATCGACGACGATCGACTGGACCGCTGCCGGCGCGAGCGCGCCGATCACGAACTGGGCAGGATCCTCCGACCATAGCACGATGTCGATGTTTTCGCCACCAAGCTCATTGCGCACGGCCTGCACACGCGAACCGCGGATGCCGACGCAGGTGCCGATCGGATCGATGCGCTTGTCGTAGGCGACCACGCCGATCTTCGCGCGCACGCCCGAATCACGCGCGGCCGCCTTGATCTCCAGCAGCCCCTGCTCGATCTCGGGCACTTCCATCTCGAACAGCTTCATCAGGAATTCGGGCGCGGTGCGCGACAGCTCGATCTGCGGACCGCGTGCGGTGCGATCGACCTTCGCGATATAGGCGCGCACGCGATCGCCGACCCGCAGGTTTTCCTTCGGAATCAGCTGGTCGCGGCGCAGCAGCGCCTCGACGCGGCCCGATTCGACGATGAAATTGCCCTTGTCGAGCCGCTTGACCGTGCCGGTCATGATCTTCTCGCCGCGCTCGAGGTAGTCGTTCAGGATCTGCTCGCGCTCCGCGTCGCGCACCTTCTGCAGGATCACCTGCTTGGCGGCCTGCGCGCCGATCCGGCCGAATTCGATCGAGGGCACCGGTTGCTCGATGTACTCGCCGACTTCGACGTCGGGGTGGTCTTCACGCGCCTCGAACAGCAGGATCTCGCGGTCCGGCTCTTGCAGGCCGGCCTCATCGGGTACGACGAGCCAACGCCGGAAGGTTTCGTGTTCGCCGCTCTCACGATCGATCTGGACGCGGATTTCGGCGCCTTCGTCGAACAGCTTCTTGGATGCGGATGCGAGCGCCGCCTCGAGGGCGCCCAGCACCACATCCTTGTCGACGTTCTTCTCGCGCGCCAGCGCATCCACCAGCATCAACACTTCGCGACTCATTGTTTGCGGCTCCTAAAATCAACGTGCGGAATCAGGCGGGCTTTGTCGATATCGGCCAGCGTGAAATCCAGCATGGCCGCCTCGCCCTTCTTCCTCTCAAATTCCAAACCGATCGTTTCGCCATTCGGCGCATGCAGGATGCCCCGGTAGGTCTTGCGGCCATCCAGCGGTTTCTTCAGGGTGATGACGATTTCGCTGCCCGCGAATCGTTCGAAATCAGTCAGCTTCTTCAACGGGCGGTCGAGTCCCGGGGACGAGACTTCGAGCCGTTCGTAATCGATGTTTTCGACCGTCAATACGTGCTGGAGCTGACGCGTGACCTTCTCGCAATCCTCGATCGCGATGCCGGCGGGCTGATCGATGTAGACGCACAGCATGCCGCGCCCGGTGCGCTCGAGATCGACCAGCTCGTAACCGAGCCCGGTGACCGTGGTTTCTATCAGTTCCGTCAGTTGCACAGTGTCCTCTCAGGTGTTCGCGCCCGCCGTTCGCGATTCACCCGCAGACGCGCGCCTTAGCTGGCGCGGAAGCGCTACCCGAGATGCCTAACCGTTTCAGCAAAAAAAAATGGGCGGAACGCCCATCTTCTTACCGTTGGTCGCACCTGAGCCGCACATCAAAAAACCCGCACGCCCAGCGACTTCGCGATTATAGCGTTTTTTGGCCCGAACGCAAAGCGGGAGCCCGCAAAACCCGCCTTGCGCGGCGATTTTGCGGGCCGTGGACGGGCTTTCGGCAACACCGGAACCCGCAACGGGTTCAGCGCCCGCGCGAGCGGTTGCGCGGCTGCTGCGCGCGCTGACCGCCGCGCCCGCCGCCCGCCGCATTGCCCTCGGCGCGGTTGCCGTTGCCGTTTGCGTTGCGGCCGCCGCCCTTGCCGGCAGCGCCGCGCTTGTTGCCGTTCGCACCGCCGTACGACATGCGATTGCCGTCGACGTCGCGGCCGCCCGCGCGGTTGCCGTTAGCGTTGCCGCCACCGTTGCCGTTGCCCGCCCGGTTGCCGAAGCCGCCGCCGTTGCCGCCACCATTACCCGAACGGTTGCCGTAGCCGCCGCTGCCGCCATTGCCCGGGCGATTGCCGTAGCCGGCGCCGCTCGGCAGGCCGCCATAGCTGGCGCCCACGCCGAACGCGCTGCCCGCCGCGCCACGCCGGCCGCCGCCGCGTCGCGGCTGGTCGAGCTGGCCATGCGTCGTCAGCACCGGCTCGCGGTTGAGGAAGCCCATCGAGGTTTGCATCGGGTCCGGCTGACGACGCTCGGCCTGATCGGCGCCACCGCCCCGCTTCGCCTTGTCCTCGCTCGGCGCCTTCAGGCCGACCGAGGCCATCAGACGACGGACTTCCGCCTCCTCCAGCTCCTCCCAGCGGCCGCGCTTCAGCCCGCGCGGCAACCCGATCGGACCGTGGCGCGTACGAATCAGGCGGCTCACCATCAGCCCGGCCGCCTCGAACATGCGTCGCACCTCGCGGTTGCGCCCTTCCGCCAGCGCCACGTGGTACCAGTGATTGGTGCCCTCGCCGCCGCCGTCACGGATGCGCAGGAAGTTCGCAGGACCGTCCTCCAGCTCGACGCCGTGCAGCAGCTTCTGGCGCATTCCTTCCGACAACTCGCCGACCACCCGCACCGCATACTCGCGCTCGACGCTGTAACGCGGGTGCATGAAGCGGTTCGCGAGATCGCCGGAGGTCGTCAGCATGAGCAGACCTTCGGTGTTGAAGTCGAGCCGGCCGACCGCCAGCCATTTCGCCGTCTTCATCGGCGGCAGGCGGTCGAACACCGACGCGCGCCCTTCCGGATCGGCGTGGCTCACGATCTCGCCCGTCGGCTTGTGATAGATCAGCACGCGCGGCGGCTTGTTCGGCAGCTTGCGCCTGACCGGCTTGCCGTTGATCCGCACCTGGTCGGTCGGCATGATGCGCTGGCCGATGTGAGCCGGCTCGCCGTTCACCGACACCCGGCCGGCCACGATCAGCTCTTCCATCTCGCGGCGCGAACCCATGCCGGCCTCCGCCAGCACCTTGTGCAGCTTCGGCGCGTCATCGTCCGGCGCCAGCACACGCTTGCTGGCCTGACGACCGCGGCGCAGCATCGGCGCGTGCGCGCCGCCTTCCGCCTCGTTGTCGGCATCGAATGCCGGCGACGTCACGTAGGCGAACACATCGTCCTGGCCGGCCTCGCCCGCGGCGCCCTCGGCAGCCGCGGCGGCGCCCCGCTTGCCCTTGGGAGCAGCCTGCCCCTGGCGCGCAGCCCCTTCTCGCTTGCCGGCCGCCGGCTTGCGCGGCGCCTTGGCCGCGCCTTCCTTGCGCGGCGCCCGTGCGGGCGGCTGCGCCTCGTCGCCGGCTTCCGGCGCGTCGACCGCGCCTTCCGCGCCGTCGCCGGTCTTCGATTTGGCCGCCGCCCGGCGGCGTGCGATCAGGCTGCGCGGACCGCGCCGCAGGCCGCGGCGCGGGCGTTGCTCGTCGCCGCCGGCGTCCTGAGCCTGCTGCTCGGGCGCTCCGTCGGCCCGCGCCGCCTGAACGGCATGCGCGGATTCAGACGCATCAGTGTCGTGGGTATCTGTCAAAACAACCTCAAAGTGTCAGGTCTCGCGCCCGTCGCGGGCGCGGCATGGGTTCGCCGCCTCAGGCGCGGCGCTGCGCGGGTTCTGCTTCGTCCGGCGGCTCGCTCGCGGGGGTCGCTTCGCTTGCGCTGCGCACAGCATCGGCGAGACTGTCGGGGGTATCCTCCAACGTCTCCGGCTGCGCCCGGTCCGGACCGGCGTCATGCGGGATGCCACCGATCGCGCCGCGGTCTTCCTCCGCCGCCTGTCCGGACGCCGCTTCGGCGACATCCGGTGCGCGGTTTGCTGCTTCCGGCGCCTGCCGGTCTGGATCGACCGGGACGCCGGGGTGTTCTTCCTCGCTCGCATCGGCGACGGCTTCCGACATCGCCTCCGATCCGGCCGGCGCCTCCGCGTCGGGCCCGCCTTCCGGCAATCCGCTTGCGGCGCTCGGCACGTCGGCCGCCGGTTCGCCGTCCGGCGCGGGCTCGACCGCATCGGCCTGCGCTCCATCCGCGAAATCGATCGACTGCTGCGCGAGCAAGCTGGCCTCGAGATGCGCCGCGGGCTCCTCGAGCGCAGGCAGTTCGTCCAGCGCCTTCAGCCCGAGATCGTCGAGAAACTGCTTGGTGGTCGCGTACAGCGCCGGGCGCCCCGGTACGTCGCGATGACCGATCACCTCGATCCAGCCGCGATCCTCGAGTTGCTTCACGACCTGCGTATTCACGGTCACGCCGCGAATTTCCTCGATATCGCCGCGCGTCACCGGCTGCCGGTACGCGATGATCGCAAGCGTCTCCAGCACCGCGCGCGAATACTTCGGCGGTTTTTCAGGATGCAGGCGGTCGAGATACGTGCGCATCGCGGGCTTGCTCTGAAAGCGCCACCCCGATGCGAGGCCGACAAGCTCGACGCCCCGCCCGGACCATTCCTGTTTTAGATCTTCGATCAATGTTCGGACTGTATCGGCCGACACGCTGTCGGCAAAGAGCTTGCGCAGATCGCCGAGCTTCAGCGGCTCCTGTGCGCAGATCAAAGCAGTCTCGAGGACGATCTTCGCCTCTTGGGTATTCATGCAGCTAGGCCAGACCCTGTGGTCAAACGAACCGGATCAATAAAAACAGACGAATAGGAACAGAAGACGCGCTCGCCCGATTCTGATCGGTCATATTGATGGGAGCACGAACCGGGGGTGGCGAAACGACGACCTTCAAGCCTGACCCAAACCGGACGGAACAGCGCGAAGCCATGATGGAATCGCGTGACTGAACGCCATCTTACGCAAAATCGCGCAGTGCGTAAAGATCATGTGCATAGGTCAAAAGACAGGCCGGAACGTCGGCGCGGCGGGCGGGCCGCGCCCGGCCGCCGCCCGCGCCCCGCGCGATGCCGCATCAGTCGAGCTCCTCCGAACGCGGCGGCATGTCCTTCACCAGCCCCCAGATCGCCTCGGCCGCGGGCGACAACGAGCGGTCGCGCCGCCGCACCAGCTCGACCGTGCGCTCCGCGCGCGGCGTGAGCGGCCGCGCGACGAGCGACGAACCGGCCGGCAGCGGCAGCGAAAGCCACGGCAGCACGCTGACGCCGACCCCCGCCTCGACCAGTCCGAACACCGTCGCGGAATGCCCCAATTCCTGTACCACCGGCGCGGCCACCCGGTGGGCCGCGAGCGCCGCGTCGATCAGCGGCCGGCTTCCGGATGCGTAATCGAGCAGCACCAGCCGCTCTCCGTCGAGCGCGGTCCAGGGCACGCTGTCGCGGGCCGCGAGCGGATGGTCGGCGCGCGCGACCAGGCAAAACGAATCGGTCATCAACGGCTCGCACACCACCTCGCCGACGGCGAGCGGCCCGATCACCACGCCGAAATCCACCTCCCCCGACTTCACTTTGTGGAGCACGTCGCTCTGCACATCATCACGCAACCCGAGCGTGACGAACGGAAACTGCCGCTCGCATGCGGCCACGACCCGCGGCATCAGGCGGCACGCGATCGTCGGGCTCGCGGCGACGATCACCCGGCCACGACGCTGCTCGCCGATCTCCCGGATCTCCCGCAGCGCGTCGTCGAGATCCACGAGCAGGCGCGACACGCTCGCGATCAGATTCGAGCCGACGTCGGTCAACTGCACGTCGCGCGTCGTCCGGTCGATCAGCTTGAGCCCGATCTCTCCCTCGAGTTCGCGCACGCAGCGGCTGACCGCGGACTGGGTCAGACCGATCTCGTCCCCCGCCCGGCTGAAGCTCCTGAGCCGCGCCACGGCGATGAACACCCGCAACTGCCGAAGGGTGATATTCATTGGCTAACCTCATCAATCCGATTCATCCATGCGCAATTCTATTGCGTCCCGCCGCCATCCTGCACGCATGTCTCGCTGCGGTGCAGCAGGTCCCGCCACGCACGCAGCTCGGGCCCTATTGCACAAGATTGGTGATTCTCCTTATTTGCGCGATGGTCATTTTGGCGTCTTATACGCCCCTAGCTGACATAGCAGTCGGCCCGCTGCCAAGCGGCTTTTGAGGTAGTGGTCACAGACGTGGCACGCTTCGTGCATTAGCTGGCGTACAGGGTCGCGGGCATCGTGCGGCAATCGCTGCGCGACGCGCTCGGCACCCCCACCCGGCACCCGCCATCCCGGGTGCTTGAAGAGTGCGCGGCGCAGGGCAGCGCACCGGAGTTAGCTTCGCTGAGGTGAGGACATGATGCTGTTCGACGATTTGAGAGATAACGAATGGGCGCTGGTCGAGGGACTGTTCTGCTCGGAGCCTGCACGCAATGAGCGTCGTGGCCGTCCGCGCGTGGAAGCACGCTCGGTGGTGAACGCCGTTCTGTGGGTGCTGTCGACGGGCGAAGGCTGGTCGAAGCTGCCCGGCCGCTATCCGTCGCCGCCGACCTGCCGTCGACGCTTCGACGAATGGCAGGCCGACGGCACGCTCGCCGAGGTCGTCAAGCGCCTCGGAACGGGCGGGCGACAGATCTCGCTGCGCGGGCGCATCGGCGCAAGCGCGGTCAAGCCACCCGCGCCGCCGAGCCGCGACCGGCTGCGCGGCGCGTTCTGGACCAATCCGGAATCCTGGCGCGCCCCCGTCAAGATGGCCTGACTCCCGACTGGGCGGCATCACAGCCGCCCAGTTTCATTTCCGGGCCGTACACGCCTCGCCCGTCGCCGG is a window of Burkholderia sp. FERM BP-3421 DNA encoding:
- the scpB gene encoding SMC-Scp complex subunit ScpB: MNTQEAKIVLETALICAQEPLKLGDLRKLFADSVSADTVRTLIEDLKQEWSGRGVELVGLASGWRFQSKPAMRTYLDRLHPEKPPKYSRAVLETLAIIAYRQPVTRGDIEEIRGVTVNTQVVKQLEDRGWIEVIGHRDVPGRPALYATTKQFLDDLGLKALDELPALEEPAAHLEASLLAQQSIDFADGAQADAVEPAPDGEPAADVPSAASGLPEGGPDAEAPAGSEAMSEAVADASEEEHPGVPVDPDRQAPEAANRAPDVAEAASGQAAEEDRGAIGGIPHDAGPDRAQPETLEDTPDSLADAVRSASEATPASEPPDEAEPAQRRA
- a CDS encoding LysR family transcriptional regulator, with product MNITLRQLRVFIAVARLRSFSRAGDEIGLTQSAVSRCVRELEGEIGLKLIDRTTRDVQLTDVGSNLIASVSRLLVDLDDALREIREIGEQRRGRVIVAASPTIACRLMPRVVAACERQFPFVTLGLRDDVQSDVLHKVKSGEVDFGVVIGPLAVGEVVCEPLMTDSFCLVARADHPLAARDSVPWTALDGERLVLLDYASGSRPLIDAALAAHRVAAPVVQELGHSATVFGLVEAGVGVSVLPWLSLPLPAGSSLVARPLTPRAERTVELVRRRDRSLSPAAEAIWGLVKDMPPRSEELD
- a CDS encoding transposase, with the translated sequence MMLFDDLRDNEWALVEGLFCSEPARNERRGRPRVEARSVVNAVLWVLSTGEGWSKLPGRYPSPPTCRRRFDEWQADGTLAEVVKRLGTGGRQISLRGRIGASAVKPPAPPSRDRLRGAFWTNPESWRAPVKMA
- the rluB gene encoding 23S rRNA pseudouridine(2605) synthase RluB; translated protein: MTDTHDTDASESAHAVQAARADGAPEQQAQDAGGDEQRPRRGLRRGPRSLIARRRAAAKSKTGDGAEGAVDAPEAGDEAQPPARAPRKEGAAKAPRKPAAGKREGAARQGQAAPKGKRGAAAAAEGAAGEAGQDDVFAYVTSPAFDADNEAEGGAHAPMLRRGRQASKRVLAPDDDAPKLHKVLAEAGMGSRREMEELIVAGRVSVNGEPAHIGQRIMPTDQVRINGKPVRRKLPNKPPRVLIYHKPTGEIVSHADPEGRASVFDRLPPMKTAKWLAVGRLDFNTEGLLMLTTSGDLANRFMHPRYSVEREYAVRVVGELSEGMRQKLLHGVELEDGPANFLRIRDGGGEGTNHWYHVALAEGRNREVRRMFEAAGLMVSRLIRTRHGPIGLPRGLKRGRWEELEEAEVRRLMASVGLKAPSEDKAKRGGGADQAERRQPDPMQTSMGFLNREPVLTTHGQLDQPRRGGGRRGAAGSAFGVGASYGGLPSGAGYGNRPGNGGSGGYGNRSGNGGGNGGGFGNRAGNGNGGGNANGNRAGGRDVDGNRMSYGGANGNKRGAAGKGGGRNANGNGNRAEGNAAGGGRGGQRAQQPRNRSRGR